From the genome of Blautia pseudococcoides, one region includes:
- a CDS encoding amidohydrolase: MLIINGKILTMTGKPVECGYVRTEGKVITEVGTMSALDKRHKGEEVLDVDGAWVMPGLIEAHAHIGICEEKWGAIGDDCNEQTDPVTPALRAVDAVNAMDPAFHDAIKAGITSVMTGPGSANVVGGQFVFMKTQGRCVDNMTVLFPAAMKAALGENPKTIYGDQGKCPATRMGAAALLRRTLLEAVQYRKDKERGRLDREDFDKEPWMPVLQRVIPMKVHAHRADDILTAIRIAKEFNIDITIDHGTEAHLVVDEVKASGFPVIVGTDLTSRSKLEIQNMNFKTNKILAEAGVLIAVTTDHPVALIQYLPLCAGLAVKEGLPMEEGLKAITINPAKICRVDQRVGTLEAGKDADIAIFTGNPMEVFTKTLYTIIDGQIIYNGMKDDDEFTLPPLNAGIDNPKAVHAENE, encoded by the coding sequence ATGCTTATTATAAACGGGAAAATACTGACAATGACCGGAAAACCGGTGGAATGCGGATATGTACGAACAGAAGGGAAAGTTATCACAGAGGTGGGAACCATGTCGGCTCTGGATAAAAGACATAAAGGAGAAGAGGTCCTGGACGTAGACGGTGCCTGGGTAATGCCCGGGCTGATCGAAGCTCACGCCCATATTGGGATTTGCGAGGAAAAATGGGGTGCTATAGGAGATGACTGCAATGAGCAGACAGACCCCGTGACCCCGGCTCTGCGCGCTGTGGATGCCGTAAATGCCATGGACCCGGCCTTTCATGACGCCATCAAAGCGGGGATCACCTCCGTCATGACCGGACCGGGTAGTGCCAATGTAGTGGGCGGACAGTTTGTATTTATGAAAACACAGGGCAGATGTGTGGACAATATGACAGTCCTTTTTCCGGCGGCCATGAAGGCCGCATTGGGGGAAAATCCCAAGACCATTTACGGGGACCAGGGAAAATGTCCGGCTACCAGAATGGGGGCGGCAGCATTGCTGCGCAGGACATTGCTGGAAGCTGTACAATACCGGAAAGACAAGGAAAGGGGCAGGCTGGACAGGGAAGACTTTGATAAGGAACCGTGGATGCCTGTGCTCCAGCGGGTGATTCCCATGAAGGTACATGCACACCGGGCGGATGATATACTGACAGCTATCCGTATAGCAAAAGAATTCAATATAGATATAACCATAGACCACGGTACAGAGGCACATTTGGTGGTGGACGAGGTAAAAGCATCGGGATTCCCGGTGATCGTAGGAACCGACCTGACCTCGCGCTCCAAACTGGAGATACAGAACATGAATTTTAAGACCAATAAGATCCTGGCTGAGGCGGGGGTGCTCATTGCAGTGACCACAGACCACCCGGTGGCACTGATCCAATATCTGCCCCTGTGTGCCGGGCTGGCTGTGAAAGAGGGACTTCCCATGGAGGAGGGACTGAAAGCTATTACCATAAATCCAGCAAAAATTTGCCGTGTGGATCAGAGAGTGGGCACCCTGGAAGCCGGAAAGGATGCAGATATTGCCATTTTCACAGGAAATCCCATGGAAGTTTTCACCAAAACGCTCTATACCATTATTGACGGGCAGATTATCTATAACGGTATGAAGGATGATGATGAATTTACACTTCCGCCGTTAAACGCAGGAATAGATAATCCCAAAGCCGTACATGCAGAGAATGAGTAG
- a CDS encoding MATE family efflux transporter, with product MSTKQSGQNQITEGVIWKQILLFFFPIMLGTLFQQLYNTADAIVVGRFVGKEALACVGGSSGQIINLVVGFFVGLSSGATVIIARYFGARNKKDLNATLHTAAALSIVGSVIITVLGLLLTSFMLRLMHTPENVMAGSASYLRIYFGGIVFVFIYNVGSAILRAVGDSKRPLYYLIVCCFINIFLDVLLVVGLDLGVEGAAIATLIAQAVSAILVVRALMQPGDMYLLETKSIRFHKFLLKSIITIGLPAGIQSVMYNISNMIIQTSLNNLGTDTMAAYTAFGKMDAIYWMISGAFSIAITTFVGQNYGAGKYARMKRSVFVCLFMDFIASILVSAMFLLFGSYIFRMFTQDPEVIKVGMKIIQVIAPSYVLFIFIEILSSALRGMGDVLIPMIMTCGGVCLLRIFWIFAVVPHIPGIQSILMSYPISWALTAVLFIIYYFIRQKKFYRSLPSEEN from the coding sequence ATGAGTACAAAGCAATCCGGTCAAAATCAGATCACAGAGGGAGTCATCTGGAAACAGATTCTCCTGTTTTTCTTTCCCATTATGCTGGGCACCTTATTCCAGCAGCTATACAACACAGCCGATGCCATCGTGGTAGGCCGGTTTGTGGGCAAGGAAGCCCTGGCCTGCGTGGGCGGTTCCTCCGGCCAGATCATCAACCTGGTTGTGGGATTTTTTGTGGGGCTTTCCTCCGGTGCCACGGTTATCATTGCCAGATACTTTGGGGCCAGAAACAAAAAAGACCTGAATGCCACCCTGCACACAGCAGCAGCCCTTTCCATCGTGGGAAGTGTCATCATTACTGTCCTCGGACTGCTCCTGACTTCTTTTATGCTGCGGCTGATGCACACACCGGAAAATGTAATGGCCGGTTCTGCCTCTTATCTGCGTATATATTTTGGAGGGATCGTCTTTGTATTTATTTACAATGTAGGCTCTGCGATCCTGAGAGCAGTCGGGGATTCCAAACGCCCCCTTTACTATCTGATCGTATGCTGTTTTATTAATATTTTTCTTGATGTTCTGCTGGTTGTGGGACTTGATCTGGGTGTAGAGGGTGCTGCCATCGCCACCTTGATCGCCCAGGCAGTCAGTGCCATCCTGGTCGTGCGGGCCCTGATGCAGCCCGGAGACATGTATTTGCTGGAAACCAAGAGTATCCGATTCCACAAGTTCCTGCTCAAATCCATTATCACCATCGGTCTTCCTGCCGGTATTCAGTCTGTTATGTATAATATCTCAAATATGATTATACAGACTTCCCTGAACAATCTGGGGACAGATACCATGGCTGCTTACACGGCCTTTGGCAAAATGGACGCCATTTACTGGATGATATCCGGTGCCTTTTCCATTGCTATCACCACATTCGTGGGGCAGAATTACGGGGCCGGAAAATACGCACGTATGAAGAGAAGTGTATTTGTCTGTCTGTTTATGGACTTTATTGCATCCATACTGGTAAGTGCCATGTTTCTGCTGTTTGGCAGTTATATTTTCCGCATGTTCACCCAGGACCCTGAGGTTATCAAGGTGGGCATGAAGATCATCCAGGTGATCGCACCCAGTTATGTGCTGTTTATCTTCATTGAAATCCTCTCCAGTGCCCTCCGCGGCATGGGAGATGTGCTGATTCCAATGATCATGACATGCGGGGGTGTCTGCCTGCTGCGGATATTCTGGATTTTTGCGGTTGTGCCCCATATTCCGGGGATCCAGAGCATACTCATGAGTTACCCCATCTCCTGGGCGCTTACGGCTGTACTGTTTATTATCTATTATTTTATACGGCAGAAGAAGTTTTACCGTTCTCTTCCCAGCGAAGAGAATTAA
- a CDS encoding glutamate synthase-related protein, with translation MAKYKCSVCGYIFEETESEKFEDLKQCPVCKHPASVFVCIEEETEAQAPEDTQDKSSLDYPPEYVRRDSACRYMAEIHQMAVTGKPIIEAMGTQRKMPCWDDILIMGAQLNPPPLMEHETVSTTTVIGKHAEKPMVLDMPVYISHMSFGAMSKEMKTALAKGSAMAKTAMCSGEGGILPEEKAAAYKYIFEYVPNRYSVTPENLSTADAIEIKIGQGTKPGMGGHLPGEKVTPEIAAIRNKPLGQDVISPSKFPDVNSKEDLKELVDQLRMASGGRPIGIKIAAGRIEKDLEYCVFAAPDFITIDGRGGATGASPKLVRDSTSVPSIYALHRARKYLDSVGAEIDLVITGGLRVSSDFAKAIAMGADAVAVASAALIAAACQQYRICGSGQCPVGAATQDPELRERLKVDAAAKRTANFLNCSKEELKTFARITGHKDVHEMQVDDLCTISREISEFTDIAHA, from the coding sequence GTGGCAAAATACAAATGCAGTGTGTGCGGGTATATTTTTGAAGAGACAGAAAGTGAAAAGTTTGAGGATTTAAAGCAGTGTCCTGTATGTAAACATCCGGCGTCGGTATTTGTGTGTATTGAGGAGGAAACGGAGGCCCAGGCACCGGAGGATACCCAAGATAAAAGCTCCCTTGATTATCCGCCGGAATATGTGCGCCGTGATTCCGCCTGCCGCTATATGGCAGAAATCCACCAGATGGCAGTCACAGGTAAACCGATCATTGAGGCCATGGGTACACAGAGGAAGATGCCGTGCTGGGATGATATCCTGATAATGGGGGCCCAGCTGAATCCCCCGCCTCTTATGGAGCACGAAACGGTGAGTACCACTACGGTGATTGGAAAACATGCAGAAAAACCAATGGTTCTGGACATGCCGGTCTACATCTCCCATATGTCATTCGGAGCCATGTCAAAGGAAATGAAGACAGCCCTGGCAAAAGGCAGTGCCATGGCGAAGACTGCCATGTGCAGCGGTGAGGGAGGTATCCTGCCGGAGGAAAAAGCGGCTGCATACAAGTACATATTTGAATATGTTCCAAATCGTTACAGTGTCACACCTGAAAATCTCTCCACAGCGGATGCTATTGAAATAAAAATCGGACAGGGCACAAAACCGGGAATGGGCGGCCACCTGCCGGGAGAGAAAGTGACACCTGAGATCGCGGCCATCAGAAACAAACCTCTGGGCCAGGATGTGATCAGTCCTTCCAAATTTCCTGATGTCAATTCAAAGGAAGATTTAAAAGAACTGGTAGACCAGTTAAGGATGGCGTCCGGCGGTCGTCCCATAGGAATAAAAATTGCGGCGGGCAGGATTGAGAAGGATTTAGAGTACTGTGTGTTCGCGGCACCTGACTTTATAACAATTGACGGGCGGGGCGGCGCCACAGGAGCCAGCCCCAAACTGGTCCGGGATTCTACCAGCGTACCATCCATTTATGCCCTCCACAGAGCCAGAAAATATCTGGACAGCGTGGGAGCAGAGATTGACCTAGTGATCACAGGGGGTCTGCGTGTCTCTTCGGACTTTGCCAAGGCCATTGCCATGGGAGCTGATGCGGTTGCGGTTGCATCGGCAGCTCTGATTGCAGCAGCGTGCCAGCAGTACCGCATTTGCGGATCCGGCCAGTGTCCGGTTGGCGCAGCCACACAGGATCCGGAGCTGAGGGAACGTTTGAAAGTGGATGCAGCAGCAAAAAGGACTGCCAATTTCCTGAACTGCAGCAAGGAGGAACTGAAAACCTTTGCAAGGATCACAGGGCATAAAGACGTGCATGAAATGCAGGTGGATGATTTATGTACCATCAGCCGGGAAATATCTGAGTTTACAGACATAGCACATGCCTAA
- a CDS encoding response regulator transcription factor — protein MNLLVADDEMAIRRGMLSLPWTSIGIEEVYEAENGLQAKDILRQKRVDIMISDIKMPGLTGLELAEYVKEYDLDAAVILLTGFSDFSYAQKAIRNEVFDYMLKPLRPKDILETVSGVMKRLEQRRYQKNVVRRYETDADSVDLGDQIRHHFRGINTQCMDILQDMAQSFTQDITLNSIADTYHFSPAYLSRMIKKETGYSFSEILNSMRLAEAVWLLREDNVKIGLLCEKSGFRDARYFSQVFKKAFGCSPGEFRKNAGQQKNHSIKSILELIQEKK, from the coding sequence ATGAATTTACTGGTTGCAGATGATGAGATGGCGATTCGGAGGGGGATGTTGTCCCTTCCATGGACAAGTATTGGCATTGAGGAAGTATATGAGGCGGAAAATGGCCTGCAGGCAAAGGATATCCTGCGGCAAAAACGGGTGGACATTATGATCAGCGATATTAAAATGCCCGGACTTACGGGACTAGAGCTGGCCGAGTATGTGAAGGAGTATGACCTGGACGCGGCAGTGATACTTCTGACAGGATTTTCTGACTTTTCCTATGCCCAGAAGGCAATCAGAAATGAAGTTTTTGACTATATGCTAAAGCCGCTGCGGCCTAAGGATATTCTGGAAACCGTGTCAGGTGTTATGAAGCGGCTGGAGCAGAGACGCTATCAGAAAAATGTAGTGCGCAGGTATGAGACCGACGCGGACAGCGTGGATCTGGGTGACCAGATACGGCATCATTTCAGAGGCATCAATACACAATGTATGGACATCCTGCAGGATATGGCCCAGAGCTTTACGCAGGATATCACATTGAATTCCATTGCGGATACCTATCATTTTTCACCTGCGTATCTCTCCAGAATGATCAAGAAGGAGACAGGGTACTCTTTCAGCGAGATCTTAAACAGTATGCGTCTTGCAGAGGCAGTGTGGCTGCTCAGGGAAGACAATGTGAAAATCGGGCTGCTGTGTGAAAAATCAGGGTTTCGGGATGCCAGATATTTCAGCCAGGTGTTCAAAAAAGCGTTTGGATGCAGTCCGGGCGAATTTAGAAAAAATGCCGGACAGCAGAAAAATCACAGTATTAAGAGCATACTGGAGCTGATTCAGGAGAAGAAATGA
- a CDS encoding ABC transporter substrate-binding protein, with the protein MRKKTVAMLLTAAMTCGMLAGCGGQGDSSKEASGDTLTVMCVGTEADTYIDAYNSIAEKFSEDNEYGVKVKIDFYENEQYKTKLTTLMASNAVPDVFFTWELSYLQPFVEGGKVTDITSYLEKDAEWKDSFADGTLDLLSYDGKNYGIPTQKSLCVMFYNKKIFEENGVRVPSTYDEFLSVCDTLKSNGVTPMAMCGTDAWIPAQFVQQIAGGMAGDKLFQDICNGSEKWNNETHVKAAEEVKKMADAGYFQDGYIGMGPEESTDLFTNGKSAMYFMGAWDADKIQKSGIGEDAGALVLPAYDAQYNNISVGSVDTSFAVSETCKNKDAAVAFLKFWTSQEMEEMLLYENGRIPADNFELDTSKLTPLMGEVLTISNEQVGLTPWWDRQFGAGEGVEFNNTCVSVLGGEDAKTAFDGLQQFAEDNADR; encoded by the coding sequence ATGAGAAAGAAAACAGTAGCTATGTTGCTTACAGCGGCAATGACCTGCGGCATGCTGGCAGGGTGCGGCGGCCAGGGGGACAGCAGTAAAGAGGCTTCCGGCGATACCTTGACCGTTATGTGTGTGGGGACAGAGGCAGATACTTATATTGATGCCTACAACTCCATTGCTGAGAAGTTTTCAGAGGATAACGAGTATGGCGTAAAGGTAAAGATTGATTTCTATGAAAATGAACAGTATAAGACAAAGCTGACTACCCTGATGGCCTCAAACGCAGTGCCAGACGTGTTTTTTACCTGGGAATTGTCCTATCTGCAGCCGTTTGTGGAGGGAGGTAAGGTAACGGATATCACCTCATATCTGGAGAAGGATGCAGAGTGGAAGGACAGTTTTGCAGACGGAACCCTGGATCTGCTGTCATATGACGGTAAGAATTATGGAATTCCCACCCAGAAATCACTGTGTGTTATGTTTTATAACAAAAAGATATTTGAGGAAAACGGAGTCCGGGTGCCCTCTACATATGATGAGTTTCTGAGCGTGTGTGACACCCTGAAAAGTAACGGGGTGACTCCTATGGCTATGTGCGGGACAGATGCCTGGATCCCTGCGCAGTTTGTGCAGCAGATAGCGGGAGGAATGGCGGGGGATAAACTATTCCAGGATATTTGTAACGGAAGTGAAAAGTGGAATAATGAAACGCATGTAAAGGCAGCTGAGGAAGTGAAGAAAATGGCAGATGCAGGGTATTTTCAGGATGGATATATCGGCATGGGGCCGGAGGAGTCAACAGATTTATTTACCAATGGAAAATCCGCCATGTATTTTATGGGAGCGTGGGATGCGGATAAGATCCAGAAGAGCGGTATAGGTGAAGATGCGGGGGCGCTTGTGTTGCCGGCTTATGATGCGCAGTATAATAATATTTCGGTGGGGTCTGTGGATACCAGCTTTGCCGTTTCAGAGACTTGTAAAAATAAGGATGCGGCTGTGGCGTTTTTGAAATTCTGGACTTCCCAGGAAATGGAGGAAATGCTGTTGTATGAAAACGGCAGGATCCCGGCAGATAATTTTGAACTGGATACCAGTAAGCTGACACCGCTTATGGGGGAGGTGCTGACGATCTCCAATGAGCAGGTAGGACTGACTCCCTGGTGGGATAGACAGTTTGGTGCTGGAGAAGGGGTTGAGTTTAATAATACTTGTGTTTCTGTGCTTGGGGGGGAGGATGCGAAGACGGCGTTTGATGGGCTGCAGCAGTTTGCGGAGGATAATGCGGATAGGTAA
- a CDS encoding cache domain-containing sensor histidine kinase → MTEKRKRRLRITGIRKKMLFVFAVLITITGAGISVFSAAVFRQGYGKISRVYLQDVTQQTTNNLENMIQTIEDINIQILSSAVIQEQLEIVNGQEMEPYSMRNISKIVERELETNALFSSDVVSLSVFSKSGLEFSVKKITGRGTDLAFLEGEIYKANGTTLWGLVGPDKDICIAKAILDLTTMKPIGYINIVYEREYFGDIVKDNSTEYSGASYVVDRDGIIVVTNHEKYLGTRFPVAIEALRETDTSRYDILNNTNSFYYVGNEMPNGWTLVEAVSVKEFYKNTYRVIGLTGIFLLGILILSFFSINMATKHIARPTQDLLESMKLFGKGNLFHRVEVKTTDEIGQIGSEYNRMAENIETLIEKVYKMEITQKQAEIDFLCMQINPHFLYNTLDTISWMAIMQGNLDISEMTISLADLLRAMIKKDRFVTVEEEMKTVKDYLLIQGQRFGDKISVLYDVDEQAYPCQVPNFILQPLIENAIIHGLEPKLEKGMLRVRIKLEKDTVVFCIADDGVGMSREEIRELYEKCEMNETNQNIGLKNVYRRLILCYGESSRLHIESEKHRGTKINFILPMMIKGQHKEEN, encoded by the coding sequence ATGACAGAAAAAAGAAAACGGAGGCTGAGGATCACGGGGATCCGAAAAAAGATGCTGTTCGTATTTGCTGTCCTTATTACAATAACGGGTGCGGGCATCTCTGTTTTTTCCGCGGCGGTTTTCAGGCAGGGATACGGTAAGATTTCCAGAGTGTATCTCCAGGATGTAACACAGCAGACCACCAACAATCTTGAAAATATGATCCAGACCATAGAGGACATTAATATTCAGATCCTCTCCAGCGCTGTGATTCAGGAGCAGCTGGAGATTGTAAACGGGCAGGAGATGGAGCCTTACAGTATGAGGAATATCAGTAAAATCGTGGAGCGGGAGCTGGAGACAAACGCCTTGTTCAGTTCAGATGTTGTATCACTGAGTGTTTTCTCAAAAAGCGGTCTGGAGTTTTCCGTTAAAAAGATCACAGGGCGCGGGACTGACCTTGCTTTTTTGGAGGGAGAGATTTATAAGGCCAATGGGACCACCCTTTGGGGACTGGTGGGACCTGACAAGGATATCTGCATTGCTAAGGCAATTCTGGACCTGACCACTATGAAGCCTATCGGATATATTAATATTGTTTACGAGAGGGAGTATTTCGGTGACATTGTAAAGGATAATTCCACAGAATACTCGGGCGCGTCTTATGTGGTGGACCGGGATGGGATCATAGTTGTCACCAACCATGAAAAATATCTGGGCACCCGGTTTCCCGTGGCCATCGAGGCACTGAGGGAAACGGACACATCCAGATATGATATATTAAATAATACAAATTCCTTCTATTATGTGGGAAACGAGATGCCAAATGGCTGGACCCTGGTGGAAGCGGTATCGGTAAAGGAGTTCTATAAAAATACATACAGGGTCATAGGGCTGACAGGCATTTTTCTTCTGGGGATTTTGATCCTGAGTTTTTTCTCTATCAATATGGCCACAAAGCATATTGCCAGGCCCACCCAGGACCTGCTGGAGAGTATGAAGCTGTTCGGAAAAGGAAACCTCTTTCACAGGGTGGAGGTAAAGACCACGGATGAGATTGGTCAGATAGGAAGCGAATACAACCGTATGGCCGAAAATATAGAGACTCTGATTGAAAAGGTCTACAAGATGGAGATCACCCAGAAGCAGGCGGAGATAGATTTTTTATGTATGCAGATCAATCCGCACTTTCTCTATAATACACTGGATACCATTAGCTGGATGGCTATTATGCAGGGAAACCTGGATATTTCGGAGATGACCATATCCCTGGCGGATTTACTCAGAGCCATGATCAAGAAGGACCGGTTTGTCACAGTGGAGGAGGAGATGAAGACCGTGAAGGATTATCTTCTGATACAGGGACAGCGGTTCGGGGATAAAATATCTGTCCTTTATGATGTGGATGAACAGGCTTATCCCTGTCAGGTTCCCAATTTCATTCTTCAGCCGCTGATCGAAAACGCCATCATTCACGGGCTGGAACCAAAGCTGGAAAAAGGGATGCTCCGTGTGCGGATCAAGCTGGAAAAGGACACAGTAGTGTTCTGCATAGCGGATGACGGCGTGGGCATGAGCCGGGAAGAAATCCGGGAACTCTATGAAAAATGTGAGATGAATGAGACCAATCAAAATATAGGGCTTAAAAATGTTTACCGCAGACTTATCCTGTGTTATGGTGAAAGCAGCAGGCTTCATATAGAGAGTGAGAAGCACAGGGGAACGAAAATTAATTTTATTCTGCCCATGATGATCAAGGGGCAGCACAAGGAGGAAAACTGA
- a CDS encoding carbohydrate ABC transporter permease — protein sequence MNKVLGNKRSIAVFVLPAFLIYAVFVLVPIGYNVYVSFLQTDLMSPSRFVGFKNYVNLFRDSTFTGALRNNILMVIGSLIAHLPLALLFGNILFQKIKGSHFFQTVFFLPSVICGVAVGLTWTFVYNSEFGLLNKFLEVIGLESLQHVWLSDKNLALFCIIVVVMWQFVGYHMIIQLAAMKNIPASYYEAAEIDGASKWVQFKSITFPLIKPILKVDAVLIITGSLKYYDLIAVMTGGGPNHATELMSTYMFYQGFRTLKYGYSAGIGVILLILCMCSVLLSNLVFRSEPVEF from the coding sequence ATGAATAAGGTTTTAGGGAATAAGAGGAGTATTGCGGTTTTTGTGCTGCCGGCTTTTTTGATTTATGCGGTTTTTGTGTTGGTGCCTATTGGGTATAATGTGTATGTTAGTTTCCTGCAGACGGATTTGATGAGTCCCAGCAGGTTTGTGGGGTTTAAGAATTATGTAAACCTGTTTCGGGACTCTACTTTTACCGGGGCTTTGAGGAATAATATTTTGATGGTGATTGGGTCGCTGATCGCGCATTTGCCGTTGGCGCTGTTGTTTGGAAATATTTTGTTTCAGAAGATTAAGGGGAGCCATTTTTTTCAGACGGTGTTTTTTTTGCCGAGTGTTATCTGCGGGGTGGCTGTGGGGCTGACCTGGACGTTTGTGTATAACTCGGAGTTTGGGCTGCTCAATAAGTTTTTGGAAGTGATCGGTCTGGAGAGTCTGCAGCATGTGTGGCTGTCGGATAAAAATCTGGCACTGTTTTGTATCATTGTGGTTGTTATGTGGCAGTTTGTCGGGTATCACATGATCATTCAGCTTGCGGCTATGAAAAATATCCCGGCCTCTTATTATGAGGCGGCGGAGATTGACGGGGCCAGTAAATGGGTGCAGTTTAAGAGTATTACCTTTCCATTGATCAAGCCTATTTTGAAGGTGGATGCGGTACTGATCATTACAGGTTCTCTAAAATATTATGATTTGATCGCGGTTATGACCGGAGGCGGGCCAAATCATGCCACGGAACTTATGTCAACCTATATGTTTTATCAGGGATTCAGGACGCTGAAGTATGGGTATTCCGCAGGGATTGGTGTGATCCTGCTGATCTTATGTATGTGTTCTGTGCTGCTGTCAAATCTGGTGTTCCGTTCGGAACCTGTTGAATTTTAG
- a CDS encoding carbohydrate ABC transporter permease codes for MKVSAKDKVFLVLKYVVLGIFTVLCLYPLLWLFLSSFKTNTELYANPWGLPEQFRLDNYIQAITEGHILQYFGNSVMIAVSAVLVAVVLSSMVSYAITRMQWRLSKLTLNVFLLGMMIPVYAMVVPLFSMFNRMGLLNTHLAVIIPHIAMAFPMAIFIMTGFMGSLPKEMEEAAVMDGCNIYQIFFKIIMPISKSSVVTVAVVTFINIWNDLLLPQIFLTDASKMTLPVGLTEFQGQYATNYVAEIAAVIITIIPSIIVYIWLHKHIMEGMVAGAVKG; via the coding sequence ATGAAAGTATCGGCAAAGGATAAGGTTTTTCTTGTATTGAAATATGTTGTGCTGGGGATTTTTACCGTTCTGTGTCTTTATCCTCTTTTGTGGCTGTTTTTGAGTTCCTTTAAGACCAATACGGAACTGTACGCCAATCCCTGGGGGCTGCCGGAGCAGTTCAGGCTGGATAATTATATCCAGGCCATAACAGAGGGGCACATTTTGCAATATTTCGGCAACTCTGTTATGATTGCAGTATCGGCCGTTTTGGTGGCAGTTGTGTTAAGCAGCATGGTGTCTTACGCCATCACAAGAATGCAGTGGAGGCTGTCTAAGCTGACGCTGAATGTATTTTTACTGGGGATGATGATCCCGGTGTATGCCATGGTGGTTCCCTTGTTTTCCATGTTTAACAGGATGGGCCTTTTGAATACACATTTGGCGGTTATCATACCGCATATTGCCATGGCTTTTCCAATGGCAATTTTTATAATGACAGGATTTATGGGGTCTCTTCCCAAGGAGATGGAGGAGGCAGCGGTTATGGATGGGTGTAATATCTACCAGATATTTTTTAAGATCATTATGCCTATTTCAAAATCGTCGGTTGTGACAGTGGCGGTTGTGACTTTTATTAATATATGGAATGACTTGCTGCTTCCGCAGATTTTCCTGACGGATGCTTCCAAGATGACGCTTCCGGTGGGGCTGACAGAATTCCAGGGTCAGTATGCAACGAATTATGTGGCGGAGATCGCAGCAGTGATCATAACCATAATACCAAGTATTATTGTGTACATATGGCTTCACAAGCACATTATGGAGGGCATGGTAGCCGGGGCGGTCAAGGGATAG